The following coding sequences lie in one Fusarium poae strain DAOMC 252244 chromosome 1, whole genome shotgun sequence genomic window:
- the ILV2_2 gene encoding Acetolactate synthase, mitochondrial (BUSCO:27530at5125): MASRNISKALRGPARQLASAPRVQQRTFVSAARAAVRAGAVARPVAAPIQQQVRGVKTMDFAGHKEDVYERADWPQEKLLEYFKNDTLALIGYGSQGHGQGLNLRDNGLNVIVGVRKNGKSWKDAEQDGWVAGKNLFDVDEAISRGTIVMNLLSDAAQSETWPAIKPQLVEGKTLYFSHGFSPVFKDLTKVEVPTNIDVILCAPKGSGRTVRSLFREGRGINSSFAVYQDVTGKAQEKAIALGVAIGSGYLYQTTFEKEVYSDLYGERGCLMGGIHGMFLAQYEVLRERGHSPSEAFNETVEEATQSLYPLIGANGMDWMYEACSTTARRGAIDWSPKFKDALKPVFNSLYDAVKDGSETKRSLEYNSQPDYREKYEAEMKEIRELEIWRAGKAVRSLRPENQK, from the exons ATGGCTTCTCGCAACATCTCAAAGGCCCTCCGTGGCCCTGCCCGCCAGCTTGCTTCCGCTCCCCGTGTTCAGCAGCGAACTTTCGTCTCTGCTGCTCGCGCTGCTGTCCGTGCTGGTGCTGTTGCCCGACCTGTTGCTGCTCCCATCCAGCAGCAGGTTCGTGGTGTCAAGACCATGGACTTTGCCGGCCACAAGGAGGACGTCTATG AGCGTGCCGACTGGCCCCAAGAGAAGCTCCTTGAGTACTTCAAGAACGACACTCTGGCCCTCATTGGTTACGGTTCTCAGGGTCACGGTCAGGGTCTTAACCTCCGTGACAACGGCCTTAACGTCATTGTCGGTGTCCGAAAGAACGGAAAGTCCTGGAAGGACGCCGAGCAGGATGGCTGGGTTGCCGGCAAGAACCTGTTCGATGTCGACGAGGCCATCTCCCGTGGTACCATTGTCATGAACCTTCTCTCCGATGCTGCCCAGTCTGAGACTTGGCCCGCCATCAAGCCCCAGCTCGTTGAGGGCAAG ACCCTTTACTTCTCCCACGGTTTCTCCCCCGTCTTCAAGGACCTTACCAAGGTCGAGGTCCCCACCAACATCGATGTCATCCTCTGTGCCCCCAAGGGCTCTGGCCGAACCGTCCGATCCCTCTTCCGTGAGGGCCGTGGTATCAACTCCTCTTTCGCTGTCTACCAGGACGTCACTGGCAAGGCTCAGGAGAAGGCTATCGCTCTCGGTGTCGCCATCGGCTCCGGCTACCTCTACCAGACCACCTTTGAGAAGGAGGTCTACTCTGACCTCTACGGTGAGCGTGGCTGCCTCATGGGTGGTATCCACGGTATGTTCCTTGCTCAGTACGAGGTCCTCCGTGAGCGTGGCCACTCTCCCAGCGAGGCTTTCAACGAGACCGTCGAGGAGGCCACCCAGTCTCTCTACCCTCTCATCGGTGCCAACGGTATGGACTGGATGTACGAGGCTTGCTCCACCACCGCCCGCCGTGGTGCCATCGACTGGAGCCCCAAGTTCAAGGATGCTCTGAAGCCCGTTTTCAACTCCCTCTACGACGCCGTCAAGGATGGTTCCGAGACCAAGCGATCTCTCGAGTACAACAGCCAGCCTGACTACCGTGAGAAGTACGAGGCCGAGATGAAGGAGATCCGCGAGCTCGAGATCTGGCGCGCCGGCAAGGCTGTCCGCAGCCTCCGACCTGAGAACCAGAAGTAA
- a CDS encoding hypothetical protein (TransMembrane:11 (i117-141o153-173i185-203o209-234i246-267o273-293i352-373o393-411i443-461o473-493i514-539o)), giving the protein MKSEPEQEKRREEEVDNDEKISLGRDEESQRPPTSGSTSSKSEHHSQQDTIEPVMLGEPLGHIDTRPSVKRAQSRASSARSKARSVVPRSQRRDLLARFTLVPEIEYPPDYKNSTKWCLTAIVALATAAAPLGSTVVYPALPVLVDEFNTTETITNLSVALYMISMAIFPLWWSSFSEEFGRRSIYLISFSLFVIFSILSAISKNITMLIIFRMCAGGASASAHSTGAGSIADLFEVHERGKAMSIFYLGPLLGPMIAPVIGGALTQEIGWQATMWFLAIYGLVVLLMILFFLPETLQRKPEAVLPIADTQELSRMRTMDSAKVKTKNFAKSAKRFLIDPLGVLLYLRFPPVLITVLLAAIAFGSLYVVNIAIQQKFSREPYNFGQLSIGLMYIPGGLGYIVGSLSGGRWIDKIMAREARKAGRYDENGKLIYLPEDRMRENAWVMTTMYPLALLMFGWVLRYGLHPAVPSVALFLFGISSMLVFSVATTMLTELIRKRSSSGVAVNNFVRNTLSCIGAIVAAPWINAIGTGYISIILLRKNATKWRKTMDKALGQ; this is encoded by the exons ATGAAGTCTGAACCCGAGCAAGAGAAAAGGCGGGAGGAAGAGGTTGATAATGATGAAAAGATCAGCCTCGGAAGAGACGAGGAATCTCAACGCCCTCCTACCTCTGGATCGACCTCTAGTAAATCAGAGCATCATAGTCAACAAGACACCATCGAACCTGTCATGCTAGGCGAACCCTTGGGTCATATAGATACTCGACCATCCGTTAAGCGTGCCCAATCTAGAGCTTCGTCTGCACGATCAAAGGCTCGCTCTGTTGTTCCTAGATCACAAAGACGTGATCTACTTGCAAGATTCACTTTGGTTCCAGAGATTGAGTATCCTCCTGATTACAAAAACTCGACAAAATGGTGTCTGACAGCCATTGTTGCGTTGGCTACTGCTGCCGCGCCTCTAGGATCTACTGTTGTATATC CTGCTCTTCCTGTCCTGGTTGACGAGTTCAACACTACCGAGACAATCACCAATCTTTCAGTCGCCCTTTACATGATCTCCATGGCCATATTTCCACTCTGGTGGTCCTCCTTCTCTGAGGAATTTGGCCGTAGGTCTATCTATCTCATCTCTTTTAGTCTATTCGTCATCTTTTCCATACTCTCAGCCATTAGCAAGAACATCACCATGCTCATCATCTTCCGTATGTGTGCCGGTGGTGCCTCTGCAAGCGCCCACTCCACAGGTGCAGGTTCCATAGCCGACCTGTTCGAGGTCCATGAGCGTGGAAAAGCCATGAGCATCTTCTACCTTGGTCCTCTCCTGGGACCCATGATAGCCCCTGTCATTGGTGGTGCGCTAACACAGGAGATCGGGTGGCAGGCAACCATGTGGTTTCTTGCCATCTACGGGCTTGTCGTGCTCCTCATGATTCTATTCTTTTTACCAGAGACGTTGCAACGCAAGCCTGAAGCTGTCTTGCCAATTGCAGACACTCAAGAGCTTAGTCGAATGCGTACCATGGATTCTGCAAAAGTAAAGACCAAGAATTTCGCCAAGTCTGCAAAAAGATTCCTCATCGATCCTCTTGGAGTTCTTCTCTATCTTCGCTTTCCGCCTGTTCTCATCACAGTGCTCCTCGCCGCCATTGCTTTCGGATCCCTCTACGTTGTCAATATTGCCATCCAGCAGAAATTCTCCCGCGAACCGTACAACTTTGGTCAACTTTCTATCGGTCTCATGTATATTCCTGGAGGGTTGGGCTATATCGTTGGCTCTTTATCTGGTGGACGCTGGATCGACAAGATTATGGCCAGAGAGGCTCGTAAAGCTGGTCGCTACGATGAGAACGGGAAGTTAATATATCTCCCTGAAGATCGCATGAGGGAGAACGCTTGGGTCATGACAACCATGTACCCGCTCGCGTTGCTAATGTTTGGTTGGGTTCTTCGATACGGTTTACATCCCGCGGTCCCAAGTGTTGCCCTCTTCTTGTTCGGAATTTCCTCCATGCTTGTTTTT TCTGTTGCCACAACCATGCTTACAGAACTCATACGCAAACGAAgttcttcgggtgtcgcagTTAACAACTTTGTTCGCAATACACTCAGTTGTATCGGAGCCATTGTTGCTGCTCCATGGATCAATGCCATTGGTACTGG TTATATCAGTATCATTCTGCTAAGAAAGAATGCCACCAAGTGGAGGAAGACTATGGATAAGGCACTGGGTCAATAA
- a CDS encoding hypothetical protein (BUSCO:27933at5125), with product MSLTNASPEAAASAAKTASFTLATLPASERNNALEAIHAALTASRDDILAANAKDLELAKKAAAEGGLSQALVSRLDLGKKGKWEDMLKGILDVRDLNDPVGQIQMRTKLDDNLMMERVSCPIGVLLIIFEARPEVIANIASLAIKSGNAAILKGGKESTESFVAISKVISSALETTKVPNSAIQLVTTRDAISELLAQDRYIDLVIPRGSNELVRYIKESTKIPVLGHADGLCHIYLTASADKDKAITAIIDSKTSYPAACNAVETLLVQESALNSVFPGVASALAAKGVSLRVDEASKAAIASLSLEGVQDSTPQDYDTEHLSLTIGVKTVSSIDEAITHINTHGSHHTDAIMTSDSAEAERFMNEVDSAGVYWNAATRLADGMRYGFGTEVGISTNKIHSRGPVGLDGLTIYKYKIRGDYQATADYGDGEGKKPWKHEKLSL from the exons ATGTCTCTTACAAATGCCTCTCCAGAGGCTGCTGCCAGCGCCGCAAAAACAGCATCCTTCACTCTCGCCACTCTTCCGGCATCGGAGCGCAATAATGCCCTCGAAGCTATTCATGCTGCTCTGACTGCCTCAAGAGACGACATTCTTGCTGCCAACGCAAAGGATCTTGAGCTTGCCAAGaaagctgctgctgagggTGGTCTCAGTCAAGCTCTTGTATCGAGATTGGATCTGGGAAAGAAGGGAAAATGGGAGGATATGCTCAAGGGAATCTTGGATGTGAGGGATCTAAATGACCCCG TTGGTCAAATTCAAATGAGGACAAAGCTTGACGATAATCTCATGATGGAGCGCGTCTCATGCCCTATTGGtgttcttctcatcatcttcgaggcccgtCCCGAGGTCATCGCCAACATCGCTTCTCTTGCTATCAAGTCCGGCAATGCTGCCATTCTCAAGG GTGGAAAGGAATCCACTGAATCCTTCGTCGCCATCTCAAAGGTCATCTCATCAGCCCTCGAGACCACAAAGGTTCCCAACTCGGCTATCCAGCTCGTCACAACCCGCGACGCTATCTCCGAGCTTCTCGCACAGGATCGCTACATTGACCTCGTCATTCCTCGTGGCTCAAACGAGCTGGTTCGCTACATTAAAGAGTCCACCAAGATTCCCGTCCTCGGCCACGCGGATGGTCTCTGCCACATCTACCTGACTGCTTCGGctgacaaggacaaggccaTTACTGCTATTATCGACTCCAAGACGAGCTACCCCGCCGCCTGCAATGCCGTTGAAACTCTTCTTGTCCAGGAGTCCGCTCTAAACTCAGTTTTCCCTGGTGTGGCTTCTGCTCTTGCTGCCAAGGGTGTTTCTCTCCGCGTTGACGAAGCCAGCAAGGCTGCTATTGCCTCTCTATCATTAGAAGGTGTACAAGATTCCACCCCTCAAGACTACGATACCGAGCACCTCTCTCTTACCATTGGTGTCAAGACTGTCTCCTCTATTGACGAGGCCATCACTCACATCAACACTCACGGCTCACACCATACCGATGCCATCATGACCTCAGACTCTGCAGAGGCTGAGCGTTTCATGAACGAGGTTGACTCTGCTGGTGTGTACTGGAATGCTGCCACCCGTCTTGCTGATGGTATGCGATATGGCTTCGGTACTGAGGTCGGTATTAGCACAAACAAGATCCACTCTCGTGGCCCTGTTGgtcttgatggcctcacCATCTACAAGTACAAGATCAGGGGTGACTATCAAGCAACCGCCGACTATGGTGACGGCGAGGGAAAGAAGCCTTGGAAGCATGAGAAGCTGTCCCTCTAA
- a CDS encoding hypothetical protein (BUSCO:10029at5125): MSAAEALSQGALDVIFNDPDKATKLFPVPVLQCLQVKQMAPSAQGGDRYRLVMSDGQHYVQTMLATQANHVVHDNKLVRGCFARIKQYTPNNLKGKNILVILDIEVIESLGIQEKIGEPSAFDAKPAGQEGTIAGGDFYGVKKEESKTQPQQFQQQQQSMPSRPAMHAGSNIYPIEGLSPFAHKWTIKARVTAKSDIKTWHKATGEGKLFSVNLLDESGEIKATGFNEQCDALYDRLQEGSVYYISTPCRVQLAKKQFSNLPNDYELTFERDTVVEKAEDQANVPQVRFNFCSIQELQSVEKDNTVDVIGVLKEVGEVGDIISKKDGRPFQKRELTLVDDTGFSVRVTIWGKNANSFDAAPESVVAFKGTKVSDFGGKSLSLLSSGTMTVDPDIPDAHRLKGWYDSAGRTDTFATHQNMASLGNATGRKEDLKTITQVKDENLGMDDQAYYTIKATIVFVKQESFCYPACLSQGCNKKVTQMPDGTWQCEKCNISHEKPEYRYILSLNVADHTSHQWLRCFDDSGRQVMGRSADEMMELKENDDTKFTAAFEEANCKKFTFRCRAKMDNFGEARGIRYSVMSVAPLDFKTEGTKLDELIKQYESSSL; this comes from the exons ATGTCCGCAGCAGAAGCGCTATCACAAGGCGCCCTTGA CGTGATCTTTAACGATCCCGACAAAGCGACCAAGCTATTCCCCGTACCAGTCCTGCAATGTCTTCAAGTCAAGCAGATGGCTCCTTCGGCCCAGGGAGGAGACAGATATCGACTTGTCATGAGCGATGGACAGCACTACGTTCAGACTATGCTTGCCACTCAGGCCAACCACGTCGTTCACGATAACAAACTGGTCCGCGGCTGCTTTGCCCGAATCAAGCAATACACACCCAACAacctgaagggcaagaa CATTCTTGTCATCCTCGACATCGAAGTCATCGAGTCTCTAGGCATCCAAGAGAAGATTGGTGAACCATCTGCCTTTGACGCAAAGCCAGCTGGCCAGGAAGGCACCATTGCTGGTGGCGATTTCTATGgtgtcaagaaggaggaatCAAAGACACAACCTCAGCAGttccaacaacagcaacagtcGATGCCCTCGAGACCCGCCATGCATGCTGGCAGCAACATCTACCCTATCGAGGGTCTGTCGCCCTTCGCACATAAATGGACCATCAAGGCCCGAGTGACTGCTAAATCCGACATCAAGACATGGCACAAGGCCACTGGAGAGGGTAAACTTTTCAGCGTCAACCTGCTCGATGAGAGCGGTGAGATCAAAGCGACCGGTTTCAACGAACAGTGCGATGCTCTCTACGACCGCCTACAGGAAGGCTCTGTCTATTACATCTCTACCCCTTGCCGGGTTCAATTGGCCAAGAAGCAATTTTCTAACCTCCCTAACGATTACGAGCTCACATTCGAACGCGATACCGTCGTTGAAAAGGCAGAGGATCAGGCCAATGTTCCCCAAGTGAGGTTCAATTTCTGTTCGATTCAAGAACTGCAGAGCGTGGAGAAGGACAACACTGTCGATGTTATTGGTGTACTGAAGGAGGTCGGCGAGGTTGGAGATATCATATCCAAGAAGGACGGGCGACCGTTCCAAAAGCGAGAACTGACCCTTGTGGATGACACCGGCTTTTCAGTCCGCGTCACCATCTGGGGCAAGAACGCCAACTCTTTCGACGCCGCTCCCGAGTCTGTGGTGGCCTTTAAGGGTACAAAGGTATCTGATTTTGGTGGCAAGAGTCTCAGTCTTCTTTCTTCCGGCACAATGACTGTCGATCCTGATATTCCCGATGCTCACAGACTGAAGGGCTGGTACGACTCTGCTGGCCGAACAGACACATTTGCTACCCACCAGAACATGGCGTCTCTGGGCAATGCTACTGGACGAAAGGAAGACTTGAAGACCATTACACAAGTCAAGGACGAGAATCTTGGCATGGACGACCAGGCTTACTACACAATCAAGGCCACCATTGTCTTTGTCAAGCAGGAGAGCTTTTGCTATCCCGCTTGCTTGTCTCAGGGTTGTAACAAGAAGGTCACACAGATGCCTGATGGCACATGGCAATGCGAAAAGTGCAACATTTCTCACGAGAAGCCCGAGTACCGATACATTCTGTCACTGAACGTTGCCGACCACACCAGCCACCAATGGCTCCGCTGCTTCGATGATTCTGGCCGACAAGTCATGGGCCGATCAGCTGACGAGATGATGGAGCTCAAGGAGAACGACGACACCAAGTTTACGGCAGCTTTTGAGGAAGCCAACTGCAAGAAGTTTACCTTCCGATGCAGGGCCAAGATGGATAACTTTGGCGAGGCTCGGGG GATACGATACTCTGTAATGTCGGTGGCGCCATTGGATTTCAAGACCGAAGGCACCAAACTTGACGAGCTGATCAAGCAGTACGAGAGCAGCTCACTGTAA
- a CDS encoding hypothetical protein (BUSCO:40683at5125), with product MADAENATRAPESDAQETLAASDNIQAPAPAPAVVGEHCVSDRPTPSGQSSTGEIIKLNDVDVYISKPTDYPHAPSRLLLLLTGGTGIKSINNQIQADRFASEGYLVLMPDLFGGDTAPGSTAIADDSTSILEQFKLKAVEVTKSFLIDMWLARVTDEKVMPILHKVIDAAKEQYADAIKQGDGIYAAGYCVGARFVLLLAKKTTASTGDAESGDVKNGPYIKAGALAHAASVVPDDFKDISAPISLVCVENDPLFPEEVRIGGEDSLSDANVEHEVQVYPGVPHGFAVVGEYQDQSIKDAQATAYDQMLNWLKAH from the exons ATGGCTGACGCTGAAAATGCTACCCGCGCGCCTGAGAGCGACGCTCAGGAAACTCTCGCGGCCAGCGACAACATccaagctccagctccagctccagctgtTGTAGGCGAGCATTGTGTATCTGACAGACCAACTC CTTCTGGTCAGTCATCTACTGGAGAGATCATCAAGCTCAACGATGTTGAT GTCTACATCTCAAAACCAACCGACTACCCCCATGCGCCATCACGACTCCTACTCCTCCTGACAGGCGGCACCGGCATCAAGTCTATAAACAACCAAATCCAAGCTGATAGGTTCGCCTCAGAGGGCTACCTTGTCCTCATGCCCGACCTTTTTGGTGGTGACACAGCTCCTGGCTCAACGGCTATCGCAGACGATTCTACATCCATTCTCGAGCAGTTCAAGCTAAAGGCTGTCGAGGTTACAAAGTCATTCCTTATCGACATGTGGCTCGCTCGCGTCACGGACGAAAAGGTCATGCCTATCCTGCACAAGGTCATTGATGCCGCCAAGGAGCAATACGCCGATGCGATCAAGCAGGGCGACGGTATCTACGCAGCTGGATATTGCGTCGGTGCACGATTCGTGCTCCTACTTGCAAAGAAGACAACCGCTTCTACGGGCGATGCCGAGAGCGGCGATGTCAAGAACGGGCCATACATCAAGGCCGGTGCTTTGGCGCATGCTGCTTCTGTCGTCCCTGACGACTTCAAGGACATCAGCGCTCCCATCAGTTTGGTTTGCGTAGAGAACGACCCTCTCTTCCCTGAAGAGGTGCGGATAGGTGGAGAAGACAGTTTGTCCGATGCCAACGTCGAGCATGAGGTTCAAGTTTATCCCGGAGTCCCTCATG GATTCGCTGTCGTCGGCGAGTACCAAGATCAGTCCATCAAGGATGCGCAAGCCACTGCCTACGACCAGATGCTCAACTGGCTCAAGGCTCACTAA
- a CDS encoding hypothetical protein (BUSCO:34786at5125): protein MTEYIKAVDIRGGTGERDALFINDKTPKPTAAEGQAIVKIKAFGINRMDIIQRRGFYPLPPQAPKTLGVEFSGVIESFGPGDHGAFKEGDEVFGLAYGGAYAEYIAVSTRMLLHKPSSIDFTTCAGVPEAWITATQALHLVLGFTKGKSILWHAGASGVSVAGIQLSRVAGASAVYATAGSQDKLDFITSKLGATAAFNYKTQDWAEEIKKATGGKGVDYIVDFVGGNYFQKNLDVAARDGRMVLLGTLSGAKVPDADISQILFKRLRIEGSTLRSREEEYQGELRDRLEKYIPDFENGQLKIFVDEVFPWEQIQEAHKHMEDAKNLGKIICTIP from the exons ATGACTGAATACATCAAGGCAGTTG ATATCCGAGGCGGCACTGGCGAGCGTGATGCCCTCTTCATCAATGACAAGACGCCCAAGCCTACTGCTGCCGAAGGGCAAGCTattgtcaagatcaaggcctTTGGAATTAACCGCATGGACATAATCCAGCGTCGAGGCTTTTACCCGCTTCCTCCTCAAGCACCCAAGACGTTGGGCGTCGAATTCAGCGGCGTCATCGAATCCTTTGGACCTGGTGACCATGGCGCTTTCAAAGAGGGTGACGAGGTCTTTGGTCTAGCCTATGGTGGTGCCTATGCTGAGTACATTGCGGTCAGCACCCGTATGTTGCTCCATAAGCCCTCCTCCATCGACTTTACCACTTGTGCTGGTGTGCCAGAGGCTTGGATCACAGCAACCCAGGCTCTGCATCTTGTCCTCGGCTTTACTAAGGGCAAGTCGATCTTGTGGCATGCTGGTGCTTCCGGAGTGTCGGTTGCTGGAATCCAGCTGTCGCGCGTTGCCGGAGCCTCTGCAGTTTATGCTACAGCTGGATCTCAGGATAAGCTCGACTTTATCACTTCCAAACTCGGAGCTACAGCTGCTTTCAACTATAAGACCCAAGACTGGGCAgaggagatcaagaaggctaCGGGAGGCAAGGGTGTTGACTACATTGTCGATTTTGTTGGTGGAAACTACTTCCAGAAGAACCTGGATGTTGCCGCGCGTGATGGGCGCATGGTTCTCCTAGGAACACTTAGCGGTGCCAAGGTCCCTGATGCCGATATCTCCCAGATCCTGTTCAAGCGCCTTCGAATCGAAGGCAGCACTCTCAGGAGTCGGGAGGAGGAGTACCAGGGTGAGCTGCGAGACCGTTTGGAGAAGTATATCCCGGATTTTGAGAACGGCCAACTCAAGATCTTTGTGGATGAGGTCTTCCCCTGGGAGCAGATCCAGGAAGCTCACAAGCACATGGAGGACGCCAAGAACCTGGGCAAGATTATTTGCACTATTCCCTAG
- the CCG6 gene encoding clock-controlled protein 6 — protein sequence MKFATAIAFAAGVAAHAKNVTYTTEVVTAYTTYCPGPTEIVHGDKTYTITEATTLTITDCPCTVTKPVIMTSSVVCHDCPTGEKPTGKPSNPGHPGQGHNSTMVPVYPTGKPSHGGDHPAGPGATPTAGVPEEVPTAGAGKVAALSGAGLAAVVGLAAFL from the exons ATGAAGTTCGCTACTGCTATCGCTTTCGCTGCCGGCGTTGCTGCCCACGCCAAGAACGTTACCTACACCACTGAGGTCGTTACTGCTTACACCACCTACTGCCCCGGTCCCACTGAGATCGTCCACGGCGACAAGACCTACACCATCACTGAGGCCACCACCCTGACCATCACTGACTGCCCTTGCACCGTCACCAAGCCCGTCATCATGACCTCCTCTGTTGTCTGCCACGACTG CCCCACTGGTGAGAAGCCTACTGGCAAGCCCAGCAACCCTGGCCACCCCGGCCAGGGCCACAACTCTACCATGGTCCCCGTCTACCCTACTGGCAAGCCCAGCCACGGTGGTGACCACCCCGCCGGCCCCGGTGCTACTCCTACCGCCGGTGTCCCTGAGGAGGTCCCCACTGCCGGTGCCGGCAAGGTCGCCGCTCTCTCCGGTGCCGGTCTCGCCGCCGTCGTCGGTCTCGCTGCTTTCCTGTAA
- a CDS encoding hypothetical protein (BUSCO:56752at5125), whose protein sequence is MTSPTKKAAQPQHAAAFDPWNSSSTGHQRSESRPGTGWRESRNRKLNSQFRSGSSGGERLSDTYGAGSEDYDEERKVLVPKAAKERAQRSVRDMLVQPGKMRESLGLRDDSQGRSEEALMEVRRKEDEAREVALKKKGMFDGAVIYVNGSTFPLISDLKLKQIVTEHGGQMSLHLGRRKVTHVILGKPAGAHVGAGGGLAGGKLEKEIRRTAGCAVKFVGAEWILESLKAGKRLPEARFSNTKIAPKSQGSVYSLFSKQSSGQSSKE, encoded by the exons ATGACTTCTCCCACCAAAAAAGCCGCCCAGCCCCAGCACGCTGCAGCCTTTGACCCGTGGAACTCATCTTCAACCGGTCACCAACGGTCCGAGTCACGTCCCGGCACTGGCTGGCGTGAGTCCCGCAACCGCAAGCTCAACAGCCAGTTCCGCAGCGGTTCATCAGGCGGCGAACGCCTCAGCGATACCTATGGCGCTGGGTCGGAGGACTATGATGAGGAGCGCAAGGTGCTTGTACCAAAAGCTGCAAAGGAGAGAGCGCAACGGAGCGTAAGGGATATGCTTGTCCAGCCAGGCAAAATGCGGGAGAGTTTAGGTTTGAGGGATGACAGTCAGGGACGAAGCGAGGAGGCACTCATGGAAGTAAGACGGAAAGAAGACGAAGCGCGCGAGGTAGCGCTTAAAAAGAAGGGCATGTTCGACGGAGCTGTCATCTATGTCAACGGAAGTACATTTCCTCTCATATCAGACCTCAAGCTGAAGCAGATTGTCACTGAGCACGGAGGACAAATGTCACTGCATCTCGGACGTCGCAAAGTCACACATGTTATCCTCGGGAAGCCAGCCGGAGCACACGTGGGCGCTGGAGGAGGTCTTGCTGGGGGAAAGTTGGAAAAGGAGATACGCCGAACTGCTGGGTGCGCAGTTAAGTTCGTTGGCGCTGAATG GATCCTGGAAAGCCTCAAAGCTGGAAAGAGGCTTCCCGAGGCACGGTTCTCGAATACCAAGATAGCGCCCAAGTCACAAGGGAGTGTCTATAGCCTCTTTTCGAAGCAATCGAGTGGACAATCGTCCAAGGAGTGA